The genomic segment AGGGTGTCCGCTTGTTCGCCAAACTGGAATATTTTAACCCAGGCGGCAGCGTAAAAGACAGACTCGGCATGGAGTTGATTCGTGCCGCAGAAGAGAACGGCCAATTGGCCCCAGGTGGTACCATTATTGAACCGACAGCAGGAAATACAGGCATTGGTGTAGCGCTGGCCGCTGTAGGAACCGGTTATAAAGTCATTTTCTGCGTACCAGCGAAGTTTTCCGAGGAAAAGCAAGAGCTGATGCGTGCCCTCGGAGCAGAAGTCGTCAATACACCGACAGAGCTGGGGATTAAGGGTGCAATCGCCAAGGCAAAAGAACTCGCAGAATCGATTCCAGGTGCTTTTGTTCCACAGCAATTTGCTAACCCGGCGAATCCAGACGCACACTACAAAACAACAGGTCCGGAAATTTGGAGTCAAATGGACGGCCAAGTACACGTATTTGTGGCAGGCGCGGGCTCTGGCGGTACTTTCATGGGTGCTGCTCGCTACTTGAAGGAACAAAATCCAAACGTAAAAACGGTCATTGTCGAGCCAGAAGGTTCCATCTTGAATGGGGGAGAATCCGGCCCGCACAAAACAGAAGGGATCGGCATGGAGTTTTTGCCTCCGTTCATGGATACGAGCTACTTCAACGCCATTCACACGATTCTCGATGTGGAAGCATTCGATCTGGTCAAGCAGCTGGCTGCCAAGGAAGGCTTGCTCGTAGGCAGCTCCTCAGGTGCAGCCATGGCAGCGGCACTGCGCGAAGCAAGAGAAGCAGCTCCAGGGACAAACATCGTTACACTGTTTGCTGACGGCAGCGAACGTTATCTAAGCAAGAAAATTTACCAGGGAGGAATTTAAGATGCGTATCAAAACTCGTCTGATCCACGGCGGAATCGATGGAGATCCACATACGGGAGCCGTATCCGTTCCAATTTACCAGGTAAGCACTTATAAACAGGAAGCAATTGGCGTTCACAAGGGCTTCGAATACTCCCGTACCGGGAACCCGACCCGTCACGCATTGGAAACATACATCGCAGAAATCGAAGGCGGCGCACGCGGCTTTGCATTTGGTTCTGGTATGGCTGCACTCTCCACGATCCTTTCGCTGTTCAACAAAGGCGACCATCTCGTGGTAGGTGACGATGTATACGGTGGTACTTACCGTGTCGTTACGCGCGTATTCTCCCGTATGGGTCTGGAAGCAACCTATGTAGATACGAGTGATCTGGCAGCAGTTGAGGCGGCAATTCGCCCGGAAACCAAAGCCATCATTATGGAAACACCGACAAACCCGCTGCTGAAAGTAAGCGACATCAGCGCGTTGGCAGGCATCGCGAAAGCAAAAGGCGTACTGCTCGTGGTAGACAACACGTTCATGACACCATACTGGCAAAATCCGCTGGATCTCGGGGCTGACATCGTGTTCCACAGTGCAACGAAATATTTGGGCGGACACAGCGACGTAGTAGCAGGTCTGGTTGTAGCAAAAGATGCCCAAGTGGGCGAAGACCTCCATTTTGTGCAAAATGCAATTGGCGGTGTGCTTGGACCACAAGATTCTTGGCTCTTGCTCCGCGGTATGAAGACGCTGGGAATTCGAATGGAAGAGCATGAGCACAATGCACGTACGATAGCAAAATGGCTGTCTGAGCGCAGCGACATCAAGCGCGTGATCTATCCTGGTCTGTCCAGCCATTCCGGTCATGAGCTGATTCAAAAGCAAGCGCGTGGCTTTGGCGGTATGATTTCCTTCGACGTAGGCAGCGCAGAGCGTGCTGACGAAGTGTTGGCAAAGGTAAAATACTACACGCTGGCAGAATCGCTGGGTGCAGTGGAGAGCTTGATCAGCGTACCTGCACGCATGACACATGCTTCTATCCCGGCAGAACGCCGTGCTGAGCTGGGCATTACGGATGGCTTGGTGCGTATCTCTGTTGGTATTGAAGATGTGCAGGACTTGATCGAGGATCTGGACCAAGCATTGTCCTAAGCTAGCTGACCCGGGGGAGGGCGGATATAGTGACTGTCGATATCAAGGTTTTTGGGACAGAGCAATTGTGCGCAAGCTGCGTCAATTTGCCATCTGCAAAGGAAACAGCCGAGTGGCTGGAGGCCGCACTCTCTCGCAAGTATGGGAGTGACAGCATCCGCATCGTTTATAGCGACTTTCAACAGCCGCAGACAGACGATGACAAAAGCTGGGCGAATCGCATTATCGAGGAAGATTTATGGTATCCGCTTGTCGTAATTTCCGGGGAAATTGTCGGTGAGGGAAATCCGAAATTAAAGGATATCTATGAAAAGCTGGAGAGCATGGGCGTGCAGCCGATTGCTTCGACAGCAGATGCCGAATAAAAGGAGCGACCAGATGCTTACGTCTGGTCGTTTTTTTGATATTTTAAAATCCAGTTGAAATCACATCGTTCATGTATCAGCACTTCAAAGTGTGCTGGATAACGTGAAGGAACGTGCTGTTTACTATTTGTATATCATTCGTAAACCTTTTGTAACGAAATAGATCAGGCTTCGTCCTATAGTAGTAAATGTAACCAATAACTTACCATCTAGTGGAGGCCATAACGATGAATAAAAAATGGATGAAGCCTGTTACATATTTGCTGCTTGCAGGAGTTGTAGGCGTAGCTGGATTTTCTGCAATGAATACACAGGTAGCACACGCAGACTCTGAAAAAGGAAAGCTGTTCTCTGCGGCAGCTGAATTGAAGCTCGCGAAAAACACCTATGTGATCGATCAAAAAACGGCTGATGTGAATGGCGATAAGAAGGATGACGTCGTATACCTGATTGGCGAAAAAGAAAAAGCGGATGACATCTATTCCTCCAATATGAACATCGTAGTGAAAGACGGAAAATCCGGCGCGTATAGCCAAACAGCTATCAAAGAGCTGGGCGGTTATGAAGGGGAGCTGACTCTCGTAGATTTCACAGGTGATCATGTTGCCGATGCCTTCGTGAAAACAGCGACTGGCGGAAGCGGTGGTGTTTACAGCCACGTAATCGCTACCTTTGAAAACAACAAGCCAGCCGTGATTTTTGGTGAAAAGGAAAACGAAGGAATCCGTTACGAGGGGAAATTCGTGGATGGCTTTAAAGTAGAGGGCAAAGGCTCCCACCTGGATAAGCCGCTGACGCTTGACGTTAGTGCCAACCAGGATGTATACGTAGCGGCCAAGCTGTATGACAAAGCAGGGAAAGTACAGCCAACCGAAGATGCTGTTTCTGTATTCTCCTATCCATTCGGTTCTTTGACTCCAGTCGATATGGATACGAACGGTACATTTGAGCTGGTAGGGGAGCAACGACTTGTAGGTATGAACAACACTGATACCGTTTCCCGCATCAACTCCGTATGGGGCTACCAAGGGGAAGGCAAATGGAATCCATGGGAAGTAGAGTATTCTACTTTCTTGAAAAAACACCCGGGTGAAGCGATCAACACGATGATTGAAAAGTAAAAAATTGTAGAGCTTGATAAAACAGCCTTCTTTTCATGACGGAAATGAAAAAGGAGGCTGTTTTTCGTTGCCAGCGAATGGTTCTACCAACCGACTTTTTCTCATATGGATTTTGGGTACAGGGGTAACCAAAGGAGGAAGAGCGGATGGACCAACCGATTGCTCGCTACTACGAGTTGAAGGAAATTCAAAAGCAGGTAGAGGAAGAGTTGAACGAGCTGCGCAGTAAACTGATTGAAGCTTACAGCGAAGCAGGCAGCGCAGAGGAAGGCGATTACAAGCTGCTGATCTCCTATCAGGAGCGGCGAGAATACAACGATGAGCGCCTTTACAACGCCTTGCCAGATCCTTCGCTTTGGCGCCTCATGTCGAAGGCGGATACCGGGAAAATTTCGAGCTTGCTCAAGCTGAATGTCATCCAAGAGAAGATACTCGCAGACACCTTTGAACCAAAAAAAGTACCTGTTTTACGTGTTCAAAAGCGATAAGCCAGCAAAATGAGAGAGCCGTCAGGAATAGTCTTGACGGTTTTTTTGCATGGGAAGAATTATTTTGTATAATGGAATGATATTAAAAATTCCTGTTTTCTCCTTGTTTTTCTCTAGCATTTGGAGGAGGATCGTGCAGATGAAAGTCTTATTTTGCAGCCAGCCATTTCAAGAAAACAAAGTCGATGAAACCTACGAATATGAGTATATGTGCGCAAAACAACTCGGTTTTGACATTCATCTGATCAGCTTGGAACAACTGATATACCAGGACAACCCGTTGGCGGCTGTGAAACAAATCCAACCCTCTCCTGAAAAAGTAATGGCTATCTACAGGGGATGGATGCTAAAACCGTTCCTGTACCAAAAATTGTACGACGCCCTGCTAGCCAAAAATATAGCGTTAATCAATACACCCGAAAAGTACGTGCATTGCCATTACCTGCCTGAATCTTATGAAGTCATCAAAGATTTCACACCACTGTCAGTCTGGCTGCACAAAGAAGAGATAGACGCGTCATTTGAAAACGTGCATCGGATCGTAAATAGATTTGGACAGGCTCCGATCATGATCAAAGATTATGTGAAATCTCGAAAGCACGATTGGAATGAGGCTTGCTATATTCCCGATGCTTCCGATAAAGAAAAGGTACAGCAAGTGACCAGTCGATTTTTGGAGCTGCAACAGGATGAGTTGAATGAGGGAATCGTCTTTCGAGAATTTGTGAAGCTTCAATTTTTGACCCATCACTCGCAGAGCAAAATGCCATTATCTCAGGAATATCGCGTTTTCTTTTTGGATGGCGACCCCATGTACATGGCGAATTACTGGGAGGAAGGACAATATGACGATACGCCGCCAGACCTCCAGCCATTTTTAGAAGTAGCGAAAAAAATCAAGAGCCGCTTTTTTACTATGGACATCGCCAAGCTGGAAAATAGCTCGTGGACTATCCTCGAGCTGGGGGATGCACAGGTGTCTGCTCTGCCTGAACAGGCTGATAGATTTGAATTTTTCACGAGGTTAAAAAGAAATCTTCCATAGAAAGAGGGATTTCCCCATGAAAATAGGCTTGGCTCAGACGAGGTTTCCCCAATCAGCGTCGGAGGGGCTTGAAATCATCAAGCAGCAGATAATCAACGCTGCGCAAAACAATTGCGATCTAATTTGCTTTCCTGAATCGGTGATTCCGGGGCTGCGCGGTGTAGGCTATGAAGTAGAAGCATACGATCATGAGGTACAACGGAGAGCTTTGGAAGAGATCCGTGCTCTGGCGAAGGAACGCCAGCTCGCCGTCATTTTACCGATGGAATGGAAGGATGAGCGAGGCTATCATCTAGTCGCCTTTGTGGTGGGGAAACAGGGAGAAGATCTTGGGCTGCAAATCAAAAATCAGATCGATCCTGATGAGGATCAGTTTGACTATGTCCCGGGCGAAGGGCGCCAATTGTTTACGATAGAGGGTGTGTCGTTTGGCATTGTCATTTGCCATGAGGGATGGCGATATCCAGAGACGGTACGGTGGGCGGCACGCCGTGGAGCGAGCATTGTTTTCCATCCGATGTTTACAGGGGAAGTCAGCAATCCCGATTTTTACAATGGGGCAATGGTTTGCCGAAGCTTGGAAAACAACATCTACTTCGCCAGCGTGAACTACGCGATTCCGAATCAACGAGTGACGACGACGCTGATCTCACCTACGGGAGAACGGCTATGTGTGGCAGCTTCAGGGGGCGAGGAACTGCTTGTGTACGAGATTGATCCTGTGAAAGCTACGCGAATATTAGCCCAGCGCTTCCAGCCTGAGTTGGTTGAATAGGGGAGGTATCGTCTTACCTTGAGAAAAGACAGTGAATCATAGAATTCGATAAATAACCATCACCAACCAAAAAAACTGACGTCATACGATCCCGACGTCAGCTTTTTATCAGTCTACATCTCCATCTCCACATAACGTCCATACTTGGGGACAGCTACCCGATCAAACTCCGCAGCCAATTGGACTAAACCATCGGCCAACTCCTGACCATACATAGGTGGACCGTGACCAGTGATTGCATACGCAGGGGCGAGAGCTGCTAGCTTTTCGACGGATTGCCGAGCTGCCTGCCAATCGGTTGTCAAATAAACAGGAGGACCGGTCAATTGTTTTTGCTGGGTCACGACTTGGTACAACGAGTCCTGCTTCACCGTAACAAAAGCGTCCCCTGCGAGGAGAGTCCTGTCTTCATCACGAAAGAAGGAAATGTGCCCGGGCGAATGTCCAGGTGTATGTATCCAGCGCCATCCAGGCATTCCGGGAACACTCCCGTCTTCGGGCAATGGATGAACATGGCTGCCCAAATCGATTGGTTCATTTGGAAACAACGGCGACAGCTTCGCAAGCAGCCCGCCCTCAACAGTTGCATCTGGTTCAGGATAGTATTGTTGTCCGGTCAAATAAGGGATTTCAAGCGCATGGGCATAGACGGGAACCTTCCACGCTTTTACGAGCTCGACGACTGCCCCGACATGATCGAAATGACCGTGAGTGAGCATGATGGCTCTCGGCTTGGCTTCCTCACCAAAGCGCTCCCGGGCAATCTCGATGATTTGTTCCGCCGATTGTGGCATCCCTGCATCAACCAGAACCCATGATTTTGAATCCCCGACCAGCGCGATGTTCACAATTTGAACGGTGTAGCACTCTACATCTGGTCTGACTGTCTCTTCGACTCCACTTCGAAAGGACGTCATCGGCATGTAATTGTCAGCTAGCGTATCTTTCATATCCTCATAAGTGTTTGTCTCCACTAAAAAACCTCCAAGCTGGTTTTTTCGGTCTACGATATTATGCCGATTCAGCTTGGAGATTATCATCCTGATGTTTTTCGAATTATTTGACGATAGGTCCCGCAAGTCCTTCCGCCCAATCTAATATAAATGCCGCTTGTCCGGGATTGAGAGTTTGTGGAAGGCTGTCCCTTGTAAAAAACGCATGTTCAGAGCTCTCAGGACCTTCCTGCTTTAGATCCCCATGATACGAGGTTACTCGAAAGATGATTTGCACGCTGAACACCTTGTCGCCGTTCGGGTATTCTCTGCAACCCGATGGGCCGGAGTATATTCCAAACAGCTCTGGCGCTTCAATGATCAGATTGGTTTCTTCTTCTACTTCACGAAAGAGAGTT from the Brevibacillus brevis genome contains:
- a CDS encoding PLP-dependent cysteine synthase family protein, whose product is MNVFRNVKELIGNTPIVEITQFELPEGVRLFAKLEYFNPGGSVKDRLGMELIRAAEENGQLAPGGTIIEPTAGNTGIGVALAAVGTGYKVIFCVPAKFSEEKQELMRALGAEVVNTPTELGIKGAIAKAKELAESIPGAFVPQQFANPANPDAHYKTTGPEIWSQMDGQVHVFVAGAGSGGTFMGAARYLKEQNPNVKTVIVEPEGSILNGGESGPHKTEGIGMEFLPPFMDTSYFNAIHTILDVEAFDLVKQLAAKEGLLVGSSSGAAMAAALREAREAAPGTNIVTLFADGSERYLSKKIYQGGI
- a CDS encoding bifunctional cystathionine gamma-lyase/homocysteine desulfhydrase, whose product is MRIKTRLIHGGIDGDPHTGAVSVPIYQVSTYKQEAIGVHKGFEYSRTGNPTRHALETYIAEIEGGARGFAFGSGMAALSTILSLFNKGDHLVVGDDVYGGTYRVVTRVFSRMGLEATYVDTSDLAAVEAAIRPETKAIIMETPTNPLLKVSDISALAGIAKAKGVLLVVDNTFMTPYWQNPLDLGADIVFHSATKYLGGHSDVVAGLVVAKDAQVGEDLHFVQNAIGGVLGPQDSWLLLRGMKTLGIRMEEHEHNARTIAKWLSERSDIKRVIYPGLSSHSGHELIQKQARGFGGMISFDVGSAERADEVLAKVKYYTLAESLGAVESLISVPARMTHASIPAERRAELGITDGLVRISVGIEDVQDLIEDLDQALS
- a CDS encoding YuzD family protein translates to MTVDIKVFGTEQLCASCVNLPSAKETAEWLEAALSRKYGSDSIRIVYSDFQQPQTDDDKSWANRIIEEDLWYPLVVISGEIVGEGNPKLKDIYEKLESMGVQPIASTADAE
- a CDS encoding ATP-grasp domain-containing protein, which produces MKVLFCSQPFQENKVDETYEYEYMCAKQLGFDIHLISLEQLIYQDNPLAAVKQIQPSPEKVMAIYRGWMLKPFLYQKLYDALLAKNIALINTPEKYVHCHYLPESYEVIKDFTPLSVWLHKEEIDASFENVHRIVNRFGQAPIMIKDYVKSRKHDWNEACYIPDASDKEKVQQVTSRFLELQQDELNEGIVFREFVKLQFLTHHSQSKMPLSQEYRVFFLDGDPMYMANYWEEGQYDDTPPDLQPFLEVAKKIKSRFFTMDIAKLENSSWTILELGDAQVSALPEQADRFEFFTRLKRNLP
- a CDS encoding carbon-nitrogen hydrolase family protein, whose translation is MKIGLAQTRFPQSASEGLEIIKQQIINAAQNNCDLICFPESVIPGLRGVGYEVEAYDHEVQRRALEEIRALAKERQLAVILPMEWKDERGYHLVAFVVGKQGEDLGLQIKNQIDPDEDQFDYVPGEGRQLFTIEGVSFGIVICHEGWRYPETVRWAARRGASIVFHPMFTGEVSNPDFYNGAMVCRSLENNIYFASVNYAIPNQRVTTTLISPTGERLCVAASGGEELLVYEIDPVKATRILAQRFQPELVE
- a CDS encoding MBL fold metallo-hydrolase, whose amino-acid sequence is METNTYEDMKDTLADNYMPMTSFRSGVEETVRPDVECYTVQIVNIALVGDSKSWVLVDAGMPQSAEQIIEIARERFGEEAKPRAIMLTHGHFDHVGAVVELVKAWKVPVYAHALEIPYLTGQQYYPEPDATVEGGLLAKLSPLFPNEPIDLGSHVHPLPEDGSVPGMPGWRWIHTPGHSPGHISFFRDEDRTLLAGDAFVTVKQDSLYQVVTQQKQLTGPPVYLTTDWQAARQSVEKLAALAPAYAITGHGPPMYGQELADGLVQLAAEFDRVAVPKYGRYVEMEM
- a CDS encoding NUDIX hydrolase produces the protein MNDYIQTMRRLIGQERLITVGCGAIIEDELGRILLQRRKDQNNWCLPGGLMEIGETFIETLFREVEEETNLIIEAPELFGIYSGPSGCREYPNGDKVFSVQIIFRVTSYHGDLKQEGPESSEHAFFTRDSLPQTLNPGQAAFILDWAEGLAGPIVK